The Bdellovibrionales bacterium genome segment TGAGTTTCTTTTTCAAACAGTTTGGCCATTGTAAATCCTGCGGATAGAAATCGATGGCTTGCTACTTTTCCTTTTGTCTTAGCTGAAACATCAGCATTCGTACTGATCCCTTCCATATGGCAATTCTGACAGGTTTTAAAATTCGCAGACGCTGATTGTCCATAATGCCCATCTCTCCAACTGGGATACTGTAAGCGCATATGGCAGGCAGCACAGTATTTCGCCTCCTTATAATCGGATTTCATGTACTCCAGTTTATGTGATGAGGGTTTCAGTTTAATAATGCTATTGTGCAACGAAGCAATTGCTTCACTTTTGGATTCTGAAAACAGGAATTCATTTTTTTCCTCAACTTCATAGGACACCCACTGCCCACTCACTTTTACTTTGCTCATTTTATGACAAAGAACACAGGATGCTCCCTCATGCTTTTTGAAATCCCCGTAATTGTGATTGATTTGCCCTGTTACGAGACCCACAGGTGAATGGCAGGCGGCACAAACCTTAAACACCTCAGGCCCCTTGTGATTGGTATGAGGCGTTTTAAAAAGACCCTTGTCCGCCTCTGAATTCAATAATTCTGCAGTCTTTATCACAAAGGGATTAGGCGTTCTGTAGTGCACCGATTCTTCCCACTGCTTATAGATTTCCTCATGACAGCCACTTGCACCGCAACTCTTTGAATTGGTAAAACCATCAAGAGATAGGAGATTCCCCTTAGCAAGAGAAACGTGACTCGGAGAAAGAATACTTTCTGTCTGAGATTTCCGGCCCTTGTTGAGATAGTTTTTGTAAACGTATCTCGCTTCGATTGCCAAACCAAGAGTCAAAGTGAAGGCCACCAAAGTTGCCGTCCAGCGCACCCCTGAGTAGACTATTTTTTTTACAGCCTTGTGAAAGACATTCTTCTGGAACGGCAACAAGGAGTCCCAAACGAATCGAATAATGAAATAGACATAGGCCGAGAGAAATAAAACTGCCGTAAAGGATGAAAGAACATGAAACCACCAAATCCATTTAATTCCTGTCACTCCAACCCACAGCATAGGAAGTGCAGTCCCGTACGAAATAGTCAAATTCACAAGCGAGAGGACGCCAACCCACCAAACCCTCCTTTCGCCTTTTGAGAAACCGTGAATCCGTAGGCGAAAATGGAGCATAATGATCGAGAATATAAGAAAAATACCCAGATAGGCATGAGCTAAAAGAACAAATCCAGAGATAGAATTTAGTCTGTCACAAAATAAAAGAATGATTCCCGTGATCAATTCAAACGCGATCAGACACAATCCAAATCTAAACGATCCCGTTTTCCAATCCCGGGAAGTTTCGATTTTTCTTATCTCCTTCACAAATGAATCCGACAAAAATGTGGCCTTCTGCAAGAGCAGGTTCTCAAGTTATAGAAGCGATTATAATAATATTCTCTCAATACGGAAGAGGATAAGCGCAACCGATGAGAGAATTATCAGAGTGCGCTAAGTCCAAGGCTTGGCATCCCGAAATACCTGGTAAGAATTGAAAAGCAAAACTCTAGAGATTGCGCGTCCAATCTTGATATAACTGTATGGCATCAATAGGCCTTATTTCGCGCACCGGTTCAAGTTCAAGGTCGATTTCAACAGGAGCAGCAGGGTCGGTAATTGCCCGCATCCATTCGGCCAAAGTCAGAGGCTTCGGCGATATCGCTACATCAAAGATCCATATTCCGTCACCGTCACCATCGGACCTTCGCGCGTAAGGCACGATGTGCCAACCCCACTGATACTCATGCTGATCAACCCAAGAAGTTCCAGTTAGATTTCCTGCCGCTATCAAACGGCCAAGATAGATATCGCGATCACTCGAAAAAATTGAAATTTCTTCAGCCCGGGAGTTACACCCCCAAACTATGTTTGCTAGACTTCTGAGTGGCTTCGTTACACAGAATCCCGCCATCAAAGAACTCGCTTCAGAGCCACTTAAAACAGTGGTCAAATCTGGTACCGATTCAAATTTTCTCTTGGTTCTCTCAATAAACGACTGCCTCGCTTCTTCAATAGTCTTCCATTGTGAACGAGGTGCCTGGGAGAAATAGAGATCAGGAGATTCATATCTTAAAGGTGCTTTCCAATTGCGAGGCCGCTTTTTCACAAAGACAGATTCGGGAATGGTGGCCCCTCTTAGCAGATGGAAACAATCACCACGACCTGGCATCTGGCCTTCACCAAGTATAGGAAAAAACAGGAGAACAAATCCAATGAAATATTTAGAATAATTCACTCTATTTCCAACTACTTAGCGCGGCCATCGTCATCCAAAAATTCGTGTCAGAATAGACACTTAACTAAAAAGTCTGGGCTCAGTTTTTAAAGAGCCGTCTTCCCATTCAGGAAAATTCCATACGTATTCAATAATGAAATTGGCGCGCCCGGAAGGAGTCGAACCTCCGACCACATGATTCGTAGTCATGTACTCTATCCAGCTGAGCTACGGGCGCGCACGCAAAGAATCGACTGGCACACTTTTAGACATATTGTGCTAGGAAATCAAGGTCTCTCTTTCGTCTTAGTGTCCAGCTCAAGAGTCCCATCCGGTTTTGCTCAAAAGCCATAAATCCATATATCTGTAAATCTACAAATCTATAAATCTATAAAGCCAAAGGTGACAATCAAGGGTCCTTTAGGCATGTTGAAGTTGATGATTTGACCAGAGGGCCGTTCCTGTTCTGCCGAACAAGGGGCCTGACAAGCGATGCTGAGGTTTAGATATGACATTTACTTCTCTTTGGAAAAATTCCCTGACTGAGTCTCGCCAGATTCTAGATGAATTTATTAATGATTCCAGTCAGTTAGATAAGTGCAGCCAGTTTTCTCGTCTTCTCATTGAGACCTTTAAAAGCGGTGGTCACCTCTTTACATGCGGAAACGGCGGAAGCCACTGTGATGCAATGCATTTTGCGGAGGAGTGGACGGGTCGATATCGCAAGGATCGGAAACCCATGGGTGCAATCGCTCTGGGAGATGCAAGCCACACTACCTGCGTTGGAAATGACTATGGGTTTGACTCCATCTTTTCCCGACAGCTTGAGGGCCTCGGCCGTGAAGGTGATTTGCTCGTGGGACTCTCCACAAGTGGGAATTCACCCAATGTCATTCGAGCAGTTGAAATGGCTAGAAACATGAATATCCGTACTGTAGGCCTCTTGGGACGCGACGGTGGGGAACTCAAAGACATCTGTGATCTATCAATCACAGTGCCAGCAAAAACGTCTGATCGAGTGCAGGAAATGCATATCAAGATTATACACACGGTGATTGAGACTGTTGAGCGGGAGATCTTTCCAGGCAACTATTGAACCTTGATTCTACCAATGTCCTGTGGCAGTGTTCCCGAAAGCTAACAGGGTCACCTGGAGAGGTGGGTGAGTGGCTTAAACCAGTTGTTTGCTAAACAACCGTATGGGGTAAACCCGTACCGCGGGTTCAAATCCCGCCCTCTCCGCCATCTGAATTTTTGACTCTTCAAAAGCTGACAAACCTGAGTACCAAATGTTGGATCTCTAAGGTCTAGAAACAAGCCAAACGATAAAACTCAACACGAGACTTAATAAAATACTTGTCGCTAGCGGAAAATGGAAACTAAAGCCAGGCTTTTCGATATGGATATCGCCCGGAAGGCGACCCAATATATTCAAAAACGGAATTTTGTCAGCATAGACAAAAAAGACCCCAACAATCACCAGAATGGTGCCAGCCCCTATCAGCAGTTTGCCTATGACAAAACTCTTTCGGTCGACTGATAGGAAATTGCCGAATTATCCGGAGGCCCTTTTCCGATCATAGATCTCCGCAAGTCGAAACCAGCAGAAGCCGACGCTCTGCTCGATCGCACAAGAATTGGATCTTGGAGCGACTCCATCTAGGTTGGTCCCACAGACAATCTTCGAAGAGATTCCGGTGTCGATTCCGTGCAAGTTTTACCGCTATCTTGAGAGGCAGCATTTTCCAGTCCGACCGTCTGCTTCGGGGCTCATCACCTGAAATCATTCCTCCCCGGGGAATGCTTGCAGGTGGACTGGGCGAAGGCTCTCGATGTTAGATCAGGACGGTCGCAAACGTACCATATGGGCCTTTATCGGGATTTTGGGTCCAGTCGGTACGATGGTTCGAGTGATGGACAAGTGCGATTTTGTGCAACGGTGAAAGCGATCCAATCAATGCTCTTTGAGGTTGGGTGGGGTTCCAAGGAAAATCACCTCTGACAATCCAAAGGTATTCGTGAATCGTGCCTCGGGCACGAGCCGATTTGAATGCCGGTTGGGATTTGCATCGCATACCGGTTTTACGATAGAGGCCCTCCCTCCGGCGGATCCACAGAAGAAGGGCAAGGGTTGAACGTACGGTGCAATTGGTTCGGCGGCTTTTTGAGTCCTTTGATTTGAAGGAATTTTCAATCGAGAAAGCCCAAAGCCATATTGATTTGAAAATGAAGATTGCCAACTGTCGCAAGCACGGCACTCATGGCGAGAAGCCTGTGGGGTTTTGAGAATCAGGAACAAAAGACATTGCGTGACTTGCCCCAGGTTCCTTATGAGATCGAGACCATTTTGAATGGTTTGTTCGCCGTGATGGATATGTGAGGTTTTTGAATAAATACTATCGAGTTGACTTGAGGTTGTCGGGCCAAGTGTGCTTTGATTGGTAACGGAGAAAAGCTTTCGATTTACTGCGCTGGGAGGCTGGAAGTCTATGATGTAATCAAAGACAAGTTCCAGCGCCAGGCGTGCAAGGATCCTACAATCCTCGAACGAAACGAATTTGCAGAATCACGCCCATTACATCAAGCAGGCAGAGGCTATCGGCGGCAATGTCGCTCGAATGATCCAGATCATTTTATCGAGGGGGAAGGTTTTGAGACACTGGTGGTCTGGGGAATCCTGACGTTGAACAAAATACCAGAATGCCTTGATCGACAAGGCCTGTGCGTCTGCAATTGAAATCAGTTCGATCGTTTTCGCACGGTCCTCGTTTTTGAAGATGACACCAAAAGTAAAAATGGAGACTGAAAATTTTAATACAACGGGCGGCAAGTTCACAAGGCCGATGAGTGAGTATAGGGCTCACTTACGGGTCGTGAAATGATGTAGCCAAAACCAAGAGGGAGCGTGGAGTGAGCATAGAACAATCCGTCAGCAACTGACGATGCTAAGGCTACCGTCGGCAGCTGAGAATTTAGAGTCGGTTTTGGCAGCCAGAAAAATCAAGTCCGATTTTCCTGGCTGACGACATTATTTGAGCATGAGCTGAATACGCGCAAGGAAAAGCGATTGAACGTAGGATTAAAAGGCGACATTCCCAAGAGGAGAACATTGGAGCAGTTCAATTGGAGTTTTAACAAGAGGATCAATCGCGAGAAGATCGAAGGGCTTTCGAGTTGCAAGTTCGTAAGAGGACAATGAAATTGCATTGTTCTGGAGTCCAGGAACTGGCAAAACCCACTGCGCAATTGCTTGGGCATGAAAGCCAGTACTGGGCCACAGTGTGTTTTGTTCGAGCGTAAAAGACTCAGTGCCAAGATCGGATGGCCCGGGAGCGGAACACTTTGGATAAATTGTTCAAACAAATTTTGACGTCCAAACTTTGGATCCTTGACGACTGGGGCGTAGTGACGATGCCACGGGATGTGAGTGAAGAGATATTTGATCTCTTTGATCGACGCAAATACAACTCGGCGATGATCTTGACCAGCACCGAGATGTCGAAGAATGGCCCAAGTCTTTTTGCCAGATATTGACATCGAAAAAACTGAAGTATAGACCTCCAAAAATCAGGCGGTCCAGTTATATGAGATTAGCCGGTCCAAGTATGTGAGACGGGACACTATGGATGAAAATTCCATGGAGATACTGATACCATTGACTTCCCTTAGAAGGCAATGGCTCGAGAATAAAGCGACTGTCAGAAGGAGAGACCGTGCTGCCTGCAGCCCGCAGTGCTGGCAGCCTCGGTTTGAACAAAACCAATTTCTGCAACGTCTTTGAACAAGGGTTTTCTCAGGTAAGAAACCGGTAATTCAAGCCAATCGTCAAAGCCTAAAATATGGGTGGCAGATCTACCTGGTTCATACCAGCTATCGACTACAAAATCTTCCTTGGTTCTCAAATTGACAATCCGAGAGGCCACATGGCCCCCATTTAACCAGTCCTTATGAATCGGAGGACGCTTTGTGACCATTCTGGCCAAAAAGAAGTGTTGTAGGAGTCCGCGCTGAGACAATACTTCGATAAAGGAGTTATACGTTATGGTTCTATTCCAACAGTTGAATTGAAAACCACCAAACAGCTCCCCTTTAATATTAGTCCAGTTGCTGCCTTCCGCATCATCCTTTAAATAAGTGTTTTGCTCAAAAATTTGAGAGGCCATCCTCAAGGCGCGAAGCTCAGAGACTTCGCTCAAGCTGAGACGACCAGATTTCAATGAATCTCTTTCGCTTTCAGATAAATTCATTTCATCTATCCGAATTTTAAACTGCAAATCTATCTCTGCCTGAATGCGGTCCGAAAGGCAAATCCATCGCGCCATTTGCAATATAGGCTCCTCATTGCTCTCAATTTTATAACAATCTCCGATTTCGCCGGCACTCCTTTTTTCTTGGATTTTAGCAACAGCTCGCGATTGAATGTCTGAGAGCCGAACGGAGCGCATTCCTGCAGCAGCCATCTCTGCCTGTCCTTGAAATTAAGAACAACCCCAAAAAGAAGAGATATTTTTGAATGCTTTTGGTTCTCCCCAAGAGGCTTACGTCAGGCTTATTCAAAACAAGCCCTTCACCTCGCTGAGAAAATGAGCACATAAACCTTCAGGCATTGCGATGCCTTGAGGAGCGGCTACCCCCAAAGCCCAAGTTAATAAGGGCCTAATTGCATCTGGCGATACCGGTTCTTCGGATTTCAGCCGAAGAACATACCCGTTTCTTAAGGGGTGGATGCCTACTTTTATCCTAGGCCATCCTTCCACGTCGGGAAAAACAAAGTTGACAGACTGAATACCTTGGCCATCGCTTAACTGACCATTTCGCACCTTGCACTTGGCTCCCGTAAAATCAATATTCCATTGGAGTCTGCCTACGCACTCCTGAGGGTCAACGCTATAACTCCTCGAAGCCTGCGCAAGCGCATCAGAACAAGAAATCAAAGCAACCAGACTTAGGTGAGCCAGAACGAATAATTTCATGGCTCACGTCTACCGCAAGATTTTGAGCATTGGTATAAGATTGAAAATCTTATATAAGCAGATCGATTGGATCTGAATTCAAGGCTCGCGCCAATATTCAAGCTCCATAGGACCTGGAAATTCACAGGAAAATTTGGCCACTGCAAGGTGACTCCCTCAAAATTCAGTCCGGTCAGTACTCCCCCATAATTTGGTCTAAATTTTTTCTATGAATATCTGGAACTTTGACAGGCTTCTTGGCATAGCCTGTCACCACGATCATGAAAGGCCGAAACGAGTGGTTTAGATTCAACACTGAATTTAGGAAAAACATCGGCCTCGGAGTATGGGTCAACGTTGCCAGTCCAGCATTGTGGAGTGCCGTAATCAACAATCCGACAGAGATTCCCGTAGATTCAACTGGATAATAGGTCCGTTGATTATATCCGTCTTCAGTCTTAATTGACACCCGACTAAAAACAGCTATCAAAGCAGGCGCCTCGCTCAGATAGGGTTTTGAGGCATTGGTTTCAAGAGGTTTGAGGTCCCGAATCCACCCCTGACTCGCGCCTTTGGCATAAAATTCCCCTTCGACTTTCTCGGCCGCTTCTCTGATTCTATCTTTCATAGACTGAGAAGTGATCAAAGCAAAATACCAGGGCTGACGATTTGCTCCGCTAGGAGCTGTCCCAGCAGTTTTAATCGCATTCAGGACAATCGCCCGATCTATTGGTTCCGATGAAAACTCACGGATGGTTCTTCTTGCAGACATTTGCTTGAAGAACACTTCTGATCGTGCAACTGGATCAAAATCGGATTCACTGGAAAGAATGCAATTATAAGTATCGATCACAAATTCACCTACAGATAAACATGAAATAGAAACCATCCGCTGTCACTCTGGCCGACAGGAAGGCTCCGATTCACCCCTTTTTTGTACTCGACCTGAAACTCAAAGTGAGGAAGTGGCAAAAATTGTAAACCTATTCCAACCGACGACTGCTGTGTCCCTGAATCATTTAGATCTGTCTGCAAATGTTCTCCAAAAAGGTAGGGGAAAAGTCCCTGAATCGCTTGGTATCCAAAACTCAATGTTGTGGCCGTCAGCTCCTTCTGGTCAGTCGGAAAATCTGAGAGATGAGATTCTTCATAGGAAGTTTCAAATTTTAATACCATTTTTTTGTTTGTGGCAATAATTCCATTCAAATTGAACAGACCTCGTCTCTTCTCCTCGCTCTCCCCAAGCAGAATGTTTGCTCCCAATTTTGAGTTCTCGAAAAAGTATTTTGAATATCCTGCTGATATGGAACGTTCTTTGGACTTTTCTCGTGGAATATCAATTCTGCCAAGATCTGCCGACACAAAAATTTCATCGGCCTCACTGAATTTGGAGATTTCAAGTACATAGGATTCACTGTTTGACCCGAAACCAAGAGGTTGCTTTGTGACCCTTGTGTGATTTGGGTCATTGAGACCAAAGTTAAGCCGAAATTTGCCAAGTCTTAACCTTAGTTCATCGGTCAATTCCCAAATCAGATAGTGACGCTCTGACAAAAAATCGCCCCTCATGGGGGTTCCCGCCGGTCCATCCTGAACACCCGCGGTCCCCACAATCCAGATCTTCGCATAATTTAAACCCAGTTCGATATTCCTTTGCATGACAAACTGTTTGCCCTGTTTGATTTGTGAGTTTTCAAAATAGGTTTGAACAGCACGATAGTCCCCGCCAATTTTTAATTGCTTTGTATTTCTCGCCAGCCCAAACAGAGGGTGTTCTGAGCTTTTCCAACTCCAAGCACTCATTAATTCTTTTGATAGCGAGCGCCCGTAGTCAGTTAAAAGTCCCCCGCCAGAAGGCGAGATATGGCAGGCCATACAGTTCAAATATCCATGGGTCAGAGTTTCAACAAATCCAAACGATGGCACTGCTGACAAAACGAAGCCCGCCAAAAGAATTGCACGTAATGTACCTAACACAATTTACTCCATTTTCATGACTGATGCTTCGACTTTAATCTCCACTTCTTCAGCCACCGTGATTCCCTGAAAACTTGGTATTTCAATATTAAAGTCAGAAAGTTTGATTTTGAAATTTGCAGAGACGATCCTCGACTCCCCACTGACGACGGCCTCACCCTCAATCGGCCGGTCCATCCCATGAAGGCTCAAAATCCCTATGAATCTTCGTGATTCATTTGGCTGATTTGGTATTGCAAAATCTCGAACTCTGAGCGTCGCTATCGGAAATTTTTCGACTTCTAAATATTTGTCTTTTAAATGATTGTCCCTGAGATCGATTCCCGTCTTGAGAGATTTTAGGTGGAATTGAATCTCTCCGGATATAGTTCCATTCATTTCGCTCAAGGAGCCAGTTGCGCCATCGCCAGTTCCCTTGATTGAGATGAGGGCCGGCCTTCCTTTCGCAACAAATTGCACCACACCCTTGTCTGAATGAAAATTGTAAACAGAGGCTTGAGCTATGAGAGAGAGTAGAATAGAGAAAAGGAAGAAGCATATAATAAGATTTCATTTTTAATTCCCTCCTAAGGAAGTCCCATGGCAATCCATGTACTCAGTGCTTTAAATTCTTCGTTGGAAATCTGTGGAATATTCGACCAAACCGGGGGCATGGGCTCAACGTCATACAAAATGTTCAAGAAATAGCTATTCTGTGGAGTATCAATATCCAGTAATTTTGATCCGTTGCCGAAGACGCGATTCCGACTATCAAATATTGCCTGGCGGCTCGATAGATCCAAAAATTTTGCTTGCCCCTCTGGATTGTGACAAACAAGACATTTGGGAAAGAGTATATTTTCTGAAATTGACTTCCAATTCGGTTCTATTGAAATTGGCAAAGACGGTTTGGAGGGTTCTCCGTCAAATTCAGGAGCTCCTCGATCGATCCAATCGATCAGATCTACCTTTTGCCTATCTGTGAGTGGGCCCCCATTTTTAGGCATTCGATTCGTTACCACCGCAGATCGGATAGCCGCGATCTCACGTAGGACTCCTCCATAGGAGTTGTACTGAGAATGACAGGAAATGCATCTCTTAGAGAAAATGGAAGTCGTAATGCTGGCAAAATTGGAGACTAAATTGCTTTGAGTTGATTGATTCTCTCCAATTTCCGTATTCTTTTGCTTCAGGTAATCTCCACAGGAGGATAGAAATGCACAACATATTATCAATGTCAAAAAGCCATTTGGCCGCATACTTCTACCCTCCCCTCTCTTCGCTATTCATTGAGACTCAAAACCTAGTTTCTGGGATCCTCGCCAGAGAATTTCTTCCAAAATTCGTCCGCCCGCTTTTCATACCCGATGACGTCACTGTCAAAATTTTGCTTCGCTCTCTTTGCGATAAAGAAGTGAAGTCGATTTCCGTGAATGGTATAAATCATCGGCTGAATGTCGACCTTACTTCCGGATGCCATCGCATAGGCACACCAGCCACCGTAGGTCGGCTCGTATTTGTCAGGATTCTGAACGAACTGATCTAGGTTTTGAGCTGTGGAAAAGAAATAGACGACACCCATGTACTCCAACCGCAAATCCGGTTGACCGACTTGTGGCTGACTGCCCCCTTCCGGAAAGTAGGAGACTGGATCGTATCCTTTCAGGCCAATACCTGATTGGATGTTGTACTCTCCCACATTTCTTTCCTGTCCGACGGCTGTCATAACCGAAAGCAACCCCGCTAAGGCGATTCCCGCCAACGCCCGTAGATCCAATCTGACCTGAGAGTTATTCATTTCATTCCTCCAGTTAGTGTTTCAACTTTAATTTGGCTTGAATTGCACCGGACACCGGAAACAGAAGGCTCTGGACTTGGAATTCCCCGTATTTCATCTCAAGCGCATTTATCAGACTGGGGAAGTACCCCGCAAAAAAGCGAATTTTACCTTGATCTCGATTAGGAAGCGATAGTTCTCGCAAGCACGAAACTGCATCTTTGGCTGATGGGCAGAGTTCGTCCACGTCTGGATACACCATTCCTGTCGGG includes the following:
- the gmhA gene encoding D-sedoheptulose 7-phosphate isomerase, yielding MTFTSLWKNSLTESRQILDEFINDSSQLDKCSQFSRLLIETFKSGGHLFTCGNGGSHCDAMHFAEEWTGRYRKDRKPMGAIALGDASHTTCVGNDYGFDSIFSRQLEGLGREGDLLVGLSTSGNSPNVIRAVEMARNMNIRTVGLLGRDGGELKDICDLSITVPAKTSDRVQEMHIKIIHTVIETVEREIFPGNY
- a CDS encoding DUF2905 domain-containing protein, which encodes MGKLLIGAGTILVIVGVFFVYADKIPFLNILGRLPGDIHIEKPGFSFHFPLATSILLSLVLSFIVWLVSRP
- a CDS encoding ATP-binding protein, encoding MDKLFKQILTSKLWILDDWGVVTMPRDVSEEIFDLFDRRKYNSAMILTSTEMSKNGPSLFARY
- a CDS encoding nitroreductase family protein, producing the protein MVSISCLSVGEFVIDTYNCILSSESDFDPVARSEVFFKQMSARRTIREFSSEPIDRAIVLNAIKTAGTAPSGANRQPWYFALITSQSMKDRIREAAEKVEGEFYAKGASQGWIRDLKPLETNASKPYLSEAPALIAVFSRVSIKTEDGYNQRTYYPVESTGISVGLLITALHNAGLATLTHTPRPMFFLNSVLNLNHSFRPFMIVVTGYAKKPVKVPDIHRKNLDQIMGEY
- a CDS encoding YceI family protein, whose translation is MQFVAKGRPALISIKGTGDGATGSLSEMNGTISGEIQFHLKSLKTGIDLRDNHLKDKYLEVEKFPIATLRVRDFAIPNQPNESRRFIGILSLHGMDRPIEGEAVVSGESRIVSANFKIKLSDFNIEIPSFQGITVAEEVEIKVEASVMKME
- a CDS encoding cytochrome c yields the protein MRPNGFLTLIICCAFLSSCGDYLKQKNTEIGENQSTQSNLVSNFASITTSIFSKRCISCHSQYNSYGGVLREIAAIRSAVVTNRMPKNGGPLTDRQKVDLIDWIDRGAPEFDGEPSKPSLPISIEPNWKSISENILFPKCLVCHNPEGQAKFLDLSSRQAIFDSRNRVFGNGSKLLDIDTPQNSYFLNILYDVEPMPPVWSNIPQISNEEFKALSTWIAMGLP
- a CDS encoding YHS domain protein gives rise to the protein MNNSQVRLDLRALAGIALAGLLSVMTAVGQERNVGEYNIQSGIGLKGYDPVSYFPEGGSQPQVGQPDLRLEYMGVVYFFSTAQNLDQFVQNPDKYEPTYGGWCAYAMASGSKVDIQPMIYTIHGNRLHFFIAKRAKQNFDSDVIGYEKRADEFWKKFSGEDPRN